In a genomic window of uncultured Flavobacterium sp.:
- a CDS encoding DUF3078 domain-containing protein, whose translation MKLLRSTLLLLLLLSTSNNFAQIIQTTLDPNQLPKLPSNWTKKNQLGFDISEIAFVNWSAGGTSSISGLFKGEFNRTYQKGNHKWVNELIVKYGLNKQDGIELRKTDDAIMLNSTYGFRKDTISNWYYSAKYNFNTQFTNGYNYPNRDIAISKPFAPAYVFLGAGAENSNKKKNRTFYFSPITLKTTLVLDQDLANQGSFGVRKAIYAVDPNDPNSQILIKEGQKIKAEFGILLTGYMKSEIYKNIFYENRLSLYTDYLNKFGNVDVDYDTRLDLVVNAYVKANIGVHLVYDDDIKTKKDVVDPTTGTTSQVNDGPRTQLRQVLGVGLIYAFQ comes from the coding sequence ATGAAATTATTGCGTTCTACCCTTTTGCTTCTATTGCTATTGAGTACTTCAAATAACTTTGCTCAGATTATACAAACGACTTTAGACCCGAATCAATTACCCAAACTTCCTTCAAACTGGACTAAAAAAAACCAATTAGGTTTTGATATTTCTGAAATTGCTTTTGTGAATTGGAGCGCCGGGGGAACAAGTTCTATTTCTGGTTTATTTAAAGGGGAATTTAATAGAACGTATCAAAAAGGAAATCATAAATGGGTAAACGAACTTATCGTAAAATATGGTTTAAATAAACAAGATGGTATTGAACTTCGTAAAACGGATGATGCGATAATGCTGAACTCTACTTACGGTTTTAGAAAAGATACGATCTCAAATTGGTATTATTCTGCTAAATATAATTTCAATACACAATTTACAAACGGATATAATTATCCAAATAGAGATATCGCAATCTCGAAACCATTTGCACCGGCCTATGTATTTTTAGGAGCCGGAGCAGAGAATTCGAACAAAAAGAAAAACAGGACTTTTTACTTCTCACCAATAACTTTGAAAACAACATTGGTTTTAGACCAGGATTTGGCTAACCAAGGATCTTTTGGGGTTCGAAAAGCTATTTATGCAGTTGATCCTAACGATCCTAATTCTCAAATTTTAATTAAAGAAGGACAAAAAATAAAAGCAGAGTTTGGTATTTTGTTAACAGGATACATGAAAAGCGAAATTTATAAAAACATCTTCTACGAAAACAGGTTAAGTTTATACACCGATTATCTAAATAAATTCGGGAATGTCGATGTTGATTATGATACACGTCTTGACCTTGTTGTCAATGCTTATGTAAAAGCAAACATTGGCGTTCATCTAGTTTATGACGACGATATTAAGACCAAAAAAGATGTTGTTGACCCAACTACCGGAACAACTTCGCAAGTAAATGACGGACCAAGAACTCAGCTAAGACAGGTTTTAGGCGTAGGTTTGATATATGCTTTTCAATAG
- the metE gene encoding 5-methyltetrahydropteroyltriglutamate--homocysteine S-methyltransferase produces the protein MKTNNLGYPRIGSNRELKKASELYWAGKISVDELIETGKDIRRRNWHLQSEAGVDLIPSNDFSFYDQVLDLTLTLGAIPARYSELAKTNSAIDLYFAMARGAQKDGQDVVAMEMTKWFDTNYHYIVPEFTKNQKFELFSEKIIDEFKEANALKIATKPVLIGPISYLLLGKEKEEGFHRIDLIDKLLPVYFEIFEKLQAENVEYIQLDEPFLALNLTDKEKNTFTEVYNEINIRFPKIKIILANYFDCFGENLATALALPVDTFHLDLVRCPLQLNDILESGKLNPTVNLSLGVVDGRNIWKNDFKNSLNLIKKATEALGENRILVAPSCSLIHSPCDLDLETNDVTLTPEIKQWLAFSKQKINEIIILKKLASNEIDVKNSIDFERNRIANENRKTSKLIHNNEVKTRVANITSTDDKRKSTFVIRRKSQIEALNLPLFPTTTIGSFPQTAEVRSWRAKFKKGELSTEQYNDLIEKETEATIRFQEEIGIDVLVHGEFERNDMVEYFGEQLAGFTFTKNGWVQSYGSRCVKPPVIYGDVSRPNPMTVKWSKFAQSLTPKWVKGMLTGPVTILQWSFVRNDQPRSETCTQIALAIRDEVVDLEKAGIKIIQIDEPAIREGLPLRKEEWANYLDWAVKAFRISASGVNDDTQIHTHMCYSEFNDIIQNIADMDADVITIECSRSQMELLDAFANFKYPNEIGPGIYDIHSPRVPSSSEMVRLLEKASAVIPVDQLWVNPDCGLKTRHWDETKKALIEMVAAAQEMRAAVETTVK, from the coding sequence ATGAAAACAAATAATTTAGGTTACCCAAGAATTGGCAGCAACAGAGAATTAAAAAAAGCCTCTGAATTGTATTGGGCAGGAAAAATTTCTGTTGATGAACTTATCGAAACCGGAAAAGATATCCGTCGTAGAAACTGGCATTTACAATCTGAAGCCGGAGTAGATTTGATTCCGTCTAATGACTTTTCTTTTTATGATCAAGTGCTTGATTTAACTTTAACTTTAGGTGCAATTCCAGCGCGCTACAGCGAATTGGCAAAAACAAATTCGGCTATAGATTTGTACTTTGCAATGGCAAGAGGTGCACAAAAAGACGGTCAGGATGTTGTAGCAATGGAAATGACAAAATGGTTCGATACCAACTATCATTATATTGTTCCTGAATTTACTAAGAATCAAAAATTTGAATTGTTTTCAGAAAAAATAATCGATGAATTCAAAGAAGCAAATGCTTTAAAAATTGCTACAAAACCAGTTTTAATTGGACCAATTTCTTATTTACTTTTAGGAAAAGAAAAAGAAGAAGGTTTTCACCGAATTGATCTTATTGATAAATTACTTCCTGTTTACTTCGAAATTTTCGAAAAATTACAAGCAGAAAACGTTGAATATATTCAGCTTGACGAACCTTTCTTAGCTTTAAATTTAACTGATAAAGAAAAAAACACGTTTACGGAAGTATATAATGAAATTAACATTCGCTTCCCGAAAATCAAAATCATTCTGGCTAATTATTTTGATTGTTTTGGAGAAAACTTAGCAACCGCTTTAGCTTTACCTGTTGACACTTTCCACTTAGATTTAGTTCGTTGTCCTTTGCAATTAAATGATATTTTAGAATCAGGAAAACTAAATCCAACAGTAAATCTTTCTCTGGGAGTTGTTGACGGAAGAAATATCTGGAAAAATGATTTCAAAAACTCTTTGAATCTAATAAAAAAAGCAACTGAAGCTTTGGGAGAAAATCGAATTTTGGTTGCGCCATCTTGTTCTTTAATTCACAGTCCATGCGATTTAGATTTAGAAACAAATGATGTTACTTTAACTCCTGAAATCAAACAATGGCTCGCTTTTTCTAAACAAAAAATCAACGAAATTATTATATTAAAAAAGTTAGCCTCTAACGAAATTGATGTTAAAAACTCTATCGATTTTGAAAGAAATAGAATTGCAAACGAAAATCGTAAAACTTCAAAATTGATTCATAATAATGAAGTAAAAACAAGAGTTGCCAATATTACTTCGACTGACGATAAGCGTAAAAGTACTTTTGTTATCCGAAGAAAAAGTCAAATTGAAGCTTTAAATCTTCCTTTATTTCCAACAACAACTATTGGATCTTTCCCTCAAACAGCTGAAGTGAGAAGCTGGAGAGCGAAATTTAAAAAAGGTGAATTATCAACGGAGCAATACAATGATTTGATCGAAAAAGAAACTGAAGCTACAATTCGTTTTCAGGAAGAGATTGGAATCGATGTTTTAGTTCACGGAGAATTCGAACGTAATGATATGGTGGAGTATTTTGGTGAACAATTAGCCGGTTTTACTTTTACCAAAAATGGTTGGGTTCAAAGCTACGGAAGTCGTTGCGTGAAACCTCCGGTTATTTATGGTGATGTTTCAAGACCAAACCCAATGACAGTAAAATGGTCAAAATTTGCACAATCCCTAACTCCAAAATGGGTAAAAGGGATGCTTACAGGACCTGTAACTATTTTGCAATGGTCGTTTGTTCGTAATGATCAACCGCGTTCTGAGACTTGTACACAGATTGCTTTGGCAATTCGCGATGAAGTAGTTGACTTAGAAAAAGCAGGAATTAAAATCATACAAATTGATGAACCTGCAATTCGCGAAGGTTTGCCTTTGAGAAAAGAAGAATGGGCAAATTATCTGGATTGGGCTGTAAAAGCATTCCGTATTTCTGCATCCGGTGTAAATGACGATACACAAATTCATACGCATATGTGTTACAGCGAGTTCAACGACATTATCCAAAATATCGCTGACATGGATGCTGATGTTATTACGATCGAATGTTCACGTTCACAAATGGAACTTTTAGATGCTTTTGCTAATTTTAAATATCCAAACGAGATTGGACCAGGAATTTACGACATTCATTCGCCGCGTGTTCCTTCAAGCTCCGAAATGGTTCGTTTGCTAGAAAAAGCTTCAGCAGTTATTCCGGTAGATCAATTATGGGTAAATCCTGATTGTGGTTTAAAAACACGTCATTGGGATGAAACCAAAAAGGCTTTAATCGAAATGGTTGCAGCAGCTCAGGAAATGAGAGCAGCTGTTGAAACCACTGTAAAATAA
- a CDS encoding Lrp/AsnC family transcriptional regulator, translated as MENLDNTDLQILKHLQENSNINTKDLASKLFLTVTPVYERIKRLERDGFITKYVALLDRKKMNRGMTVFCNVRLKEHAKNVGSNFVKDIVALPEIIECYNIAGDYDFMLKILVQDMSSYQDFVMNKLSTIENIGNTNSIFVMGEIKHSTALEF; from the coding sequence ATGGAAAATCTAGACAACACTGATTTGCAGATCCTAAAACACCTTCAGGAGAACTCAAATATTAATACAAAAGATCTCGCAAGCAAATTATTTCTGACTGTTACACCAGTTTATGAACGTATAAAACGATTGGAACGTGATGGATTTATCACAAAATATGTTGCGTTGCTGGACAGGAAAAAAATGAATCGCGGGATGACCGTTTTCTGTAATGTTCGCCTAAAAGAACATGCAAAAAATGTGGGAAGTAATTTTGTAAAAGATATTGTTGCGCTTCCTGAAATTATAGAATGTTATAATATTGCCGGCGATTATGATTTTATGCTCAAAATTCTGGTTCAGGACATGTCTAGTTACCAGGATTTTGTAATGAATAAATTGTCAACTATTGAAAACATTGGAAACACGAATAGCATTTTTGTAATGGGAGAAATTAAACATAGCACAGCATTAGAGTTTTAG
- a CDS encoding DUF6443 domain-containing protein — protein sequence MIKDISNFIVVLLVFIPVVLKAQTPATISKSNYTVNAATGPVTLIASESITLGPNTFIQAGSTFTAKINSVAEDIAILVVPSISKSENYIYSRIFQTPMTTVNGIKNNRDIEESIVYFDGLGRPVQKNVIRQGGDVSDIITHIEYDGFGRQVKEYLPFSLANTGSAYSRMSSQDALNNVLSFYNTDKYSKTSNPFSEKRFEPSSLNRVLEQAAPGNDWAMTNTPKNTIKFEYQTNRSGDAVKLYKTTTTWQEGQGLYDIAFLDAGPYAEYELYKNVIYDENSGVNPSESAGSTIEFKNKEGQIVLKRTYNAGLKHDTYYVYDIYGNLTYVLPPKADGAINLTVLDGLCYQYKYDNRSRLVEKKLPGKQWEFIVYDKLDRPVATGPAFSPFATDKTAGWLITKYDILGRPIYTGWSAQSVNKDVRNSLQGAQNSATILFETKKAYTIDGIATNYNNIIAPTSFKLLTVNYYDDYTFPGAQAMPATIIGQKSLINARGLATGSWTRVLTTASSTTGETVTIFYDSRGRAISNYIKNHLGGISHIDNEIDFIGKPLSSITEYQQLSGGTKITVDEKFVYSAQNRLLTHTHQINKGTIQLLVSNDYDALGQLVGKKVGNIEGSPLQKIDYNYNIRGWLTEINKTTNLQQGSDPRDLFAFKINYNTIEANSSVTKTLYNGNIAETFWTSNSDGGILRGYGYQYDQLNRLKNATYQTPKLTDNKNYFGESIDYDKNGNINKLQRKFMAGTISNPYADDMDNLGYFYLNNSNHLMKVTDTTNNPQGFKDDSNGYNDTEDDYAYDDNGNLIKDQNKNITEITYNHLNLPKKITFGTTGNIEYIYNALGQKLEKIVTEKGVVTNTKYLNGFQYENNVLQFFPTAEGYVKNTSTNPATNVFQYVFNYLDHLGNVRVSYTKNPTTNKVEILDESNYYPFGFKHQGYNDYLPNINKYKYNGKELQEELGLNMYDFGARNYDPAIGRWMNIDPLAEKSRRFNPYTYALNNPVYFIDPDGMMAKPTPLEAALMAKHVYADKNDKVELQGGWKVSNAGKGLDLNNESGLKSGVYERTVDGKTEYTYATAGTENGKDWKNNGQQLAGGSEQYRESVLNARDLKKEIGNAELTFTGHSLGGGLAEANSVATGDSAITFNAAGVSPLTASKSSSNTDAYIMTTDPLNGIQQIINSSLIPTAGGEKYFLSPRNASGIYNGHSINSIIDSLSQPTAIQSMWNTIKQAVTPPNF from the coding sequence ATGATAAAAGATATATCCAATTTTATAGTTGTTTTATTGGTTTTTATACCTGTAGTATTAAAAGCTCAGACACCGGCAACGATAAGTAAATCCAATTATACCGTTAATGCTGCAACAGGTCCCGTCACATTAATTGCCAGCGAGAGTATAACTCTTGGTCCCAATACATTCATACAAGCCGGAAGCACTTTTACAGCCAAAATAAATTCAGTCGCTGAGGATATTGCTATTCTTGTAGTTCCGTCTATTTCTAAAAGCGAAAATTATATATACAGCCGTATTTTTCAAACTCCAATGACTACCGTTAACGGAATTAAAAACAATAGAGATATAGAGGAAAGTATTGTTTATTTTGATGGATTAGGCAGACCAGTTCAAAAAAATGTAATTCGTCAAGGCGGAGACGTTTCAGATATTATAACACATATAGAGTACGATGGATTTGGCAGACAAGTAAAAGAATATCTGCCTTTCTCTCTTGCTAATACCGGTAGTGCTTATTCAAGAATGAGCTCGCAAGATGCTCTAAATAATGTTTTAAGTTTTTATAATACCGATAAATACAGCAAAACTTCAAATCCATTTTCTGAAAAGCGATTTGAGCCCTCGTCACTTAATCGAGTATTAGAACAAGCAGCACCAGGAAACGATTGGGCGATGACTAATACCCCAAAAAACACTATAAAATTTGAGTACCAGACCAATCGCTCCGGCGATGCAGTAAAATTATATAAGACAACTACAACTTGGCAAGAAGGTCAGGGTTTGTATGATATTGCTTTTTTAGATGCAGGACCTTATGCGGAATATGAATTGTACAAAAATGTAATTTATGATGAGAACTCCGGAGTCAATCCAAGTGAATCTGCTGGCTCAACAATAGAATTTAAAAATAAAGAAGGACAGATCGTTTTAAAAAGAACCTACAACGCAGGACTTAAACACGATACCTATTATGTTTATGATATATATGGAAATCTGACTTATGTATTACCGCCAAAAGCAGACGGAGCAATAAATCTGACAGTTTTAGACGGACTATGTTATCAGTATAAATATGACAATAGAAGTCGTTTAGTCGAAAAGAAATTACCGGGTAAACAATGGGAGTTTATTGTTTATGACAAATTAGACAGACCAGTAGCTACAGGCCCTGCATTTTCGCCCTTTGCAACAGATAAAACAGCAGGTTGGCTTATTACTAAATACGATATTCTTGGTCGACCTATTTATACAGGTTGGAGCGCTCAAAGTGTTAATAAAGACGTTAGGAATTCCTTACAAGGAGCTCAAAATTCTGCAACCATTTTGTTTGAAACTAAAAAAGCCTACACTATCGATGGTATTGCTACAAATTATAATAATATTATAGCTCCAACTAGTTTTAAACTCTTAACAGTTAATTATTACGACGATTATACTTTTCCCGGAGCTCAGGCAATGCCAGCTACAATTATAGGACAAAAAAGTTTAATAAATGCTAGAGGACTTGCTACAGGAAGCTGGACAAGAGTCCTTACAACGGCTTCATCTACAACAGGAGAAACAGTCACCATTTTTTATGATAGTAGAGGAAGAGCAATAAGCAATTATATAAAAAATCATTTAGGAGGAATCAGCCATATAGATAACGAAATTGATTTTATAGGAAAACCTCTAAGCAGCATAACAGAATATCAACAGTTAAGTGGAGGAACAAAAATTACAGTAGATGAAAAATTTGTTTACTCAGCTCAAAATCGTTTACTAACGCATACACATCAAATTAACAAAGGAACAATACAGCTTTTGGTTAGTAATGATTATGATGCATTAGGGCAGCTTGTTGGTAAAAAAGTAGGGAATATTGAAGGGAGTCCTTTGCAGAAAATAGACTACAACTACAATATAAGAGGTTGGCTGACTGAGATTAATAAAACTACTAATTTGCAACAAGGTTCAGATCCGAGAGATTTATTTGCATTCAAAATAAACTATAATACGATTGAAGCAAATTCATCTGTTACCAAGACACTTTATAATGGAAATATAGCCGAAACTTTTTGGACATCAAATTCAGACGGCGGTATTTTGCGTGGTTATGGTTATCAATACGACCAGTTAAACAGATTGAAAAATGCCACTTATCAAACACCAAAACTTACCGATAATAAAAACTATTTTGGAGAGAGCATAGACTATGATAAAAACGGAAATATTAATAAGTTGCAACGCAAGTTTATGGCTGGAACAATAAGTAATCCTTATGCAGATGATATGGATAATCTGGGGTATTTTTACCTTAATAATTCTAATCATCTGATGAAAGTAACAGATACTACAAACAACCCGCAAGGATTCAAAGATGATAGTAATGGCTATAATGATACCGAAGATGATTACGCCTATGATGACAACGGAAACCTTATCAAAGATCAAAACAAAAACATCACCGAAATAACCTATAATCATCTCAACTTACCTAAGAAAATTACATTTGGCACAACTGGCAATATTGAGTATATTTATAATGCATTGGGGCAGAAACTCGAGAAAATTGTAACAGAAAAAGGAGTTGTCACTAATACGAAATATTTAAACGGTTTTCAGTATGAGAATAATGTATTACAGTTTTTTCCAACGGCAGAAGGATATGTAAAAAACACCAGTACAAATCCAGCAACAAATGTTTTTCAATACGTATTTAATTATTTAGATCATTTAGGAAATGTTCGGGTAAGTTATACTAAAAATCCAACAACAAATAAAGTTGAGATTCTGGATGAAAGTAATTATTATCCTTTTGGCTTTAAGCATCAAGGATATAATGATTATTTGCCAAATATTAATAAGTATAAGTACAACGGCAAGGAACTACAAGAAGAGCTAGGTCTCAATATGTATGACTTTGGAGCGCGTAACTATGACCCGGCAATTGGTAGATGGATGAATATTGATCCTTTAGCGGAAAAATCTCGTAGATTTAATCCATATACGTATGCTCTAAATAATCCGGTATACTTTATTGATCCAGATGGGATGATGGCTAAACCAACTCCATTGGAGGCTGCATTAATGGCAAAACATGTTTATGCTGATAAAAATGATAAAGTAGAATTACAAGGTGGATGGAAAGTTTCAAATGCAGGGAAAGGATTAGATTTGAATAATGAAAGTGGTCTTAAATCAGGGGTATATGAAAGAACTGTTGATGGAAAAACAGAATATACATATGCAACAGCTGGAACAGAAAATGGTAAAGATTGGAAAAATAATGGGCAACAATTAGCTGGAGGTTCTGAACAATATAGAGAATCAGTACTAAATGCAAGGGACTTAAAGAAGGAAATAGGTAATGCAGAATTAACATTTACTGGACATTCATTAGGAGGTGGTCTTGCAGAAGCTAATTCAGTTGCGACTGGTGATAGTGCAATTACCTTCAACGCTGCAGGTGTAAGTCCTCTTACAGCGAGCAAATCTTCTTCTAATACAGATGCTTATATTATGACAACAGATCCACTGAATGGAATTCAGCAGATAATTAATTCTTCATTGATTCCGACAGCTGGAGGAGAAAAATATTTTTTAAGTCCTAGAAATGCAAGTGGAATCTATAACGGGCATAGTATTAATTCCATTATAGATTCGTTATCTCAACCAACAGCAATTCAAAGTATGTGGAATACTATAAAACAAGCTGTAACACCACCAAACTTTTAA
- a CDS encoding deoxyguanosinetriphosphate triphosphohydrolase, which produces MNWEQLLSLKRQGDTSKRLRVEQDDTRLGFEVDYDRIIFSAAFRSLQDKTQVIPLSKTDFVHTRLTHSLEVSVVGRSLGRLVGKKIIEKYPHLKEVHGYHLNDFGAIVAAASLAHDIGNPPFGHSGEKAIGEYFSIGKGLKYKDQLKAKQWQDLIDFEGNANGFSVLSASRPGIEGGLRISYATLGAFMKYPKESLPKKPTNNIADKKYGFFQTDKAFFEEVAKDMGLIANKDGDDIGFERHPLAYLVEAADDICYTIIDFEDGINLGLVSEDFALEYLIKLVKDNIGVSKYKLLETKEDRISYLRALAIGALINDAVDVFVENEEAILAGKFPYALTDKSKYKAQMDDIIKLSVDKIYQSREVVEKEIVGYQIIQTLLDKFITAFNNKYEGTASNYDKLILKMLPEKHHLDKTNLYERLLHICHFVSLLTDGNALELFETINGRKSN; this is translated from the coding sequence ATGAACTGGGAACAACTTTTATCACTAAAACGCCAAGGCGATACAAGCAAAAGATTACGTGTCGAACAAGATGATACAAGATTAGGATTTGAGGTTGATTATGACCGAATTATCTTCTCGGCAGCATTTCGATCTTTGCAGGATAAAACTCAGGTAATTCCGCTTTCGAAAACAGATTTTGTGCATACTAGATTAACGCATAGTTTAGAAGTTTCGGTTGTTGGACGTTCTTTAGGGCGTTTGGTTGGAAAAAAAATAATTGAGAAATATCCGCATTTAAAAGAAGTTCACGGTTATCATCTGAACGATTTTGGCGCTATTGTGGCGGCAGCTTCTTTGGCGCATGATATAGGAAATCCACCTTTTGGACATTCTGGTGAAAAAGCGATTGGAGAATACTTTTCGATAGGAAAAGGCTTGAAATATAAAGATCAATTAAAGGCCAAACAATGGCAGGATTTGATTGATTTTGAAGGAAATGCAAACGGATTTTCGGTACTTTCAGCAAGTCGCCCGGGAATCGAGGGAGGACTTAGAATTTCGTATGCAACTTTAGGTGCTTTTATGAAATATCCAAAAGAAAGTTTGCCTAAAAAACCAACGAATAATATTGCCGATAAAAAATATGGTTTCTTCCAGACTGATAAAGCATTTTTTGAGGAAGTTGCCAAAGATATGGGATTGATTGCTAACAAAGATGGTGATGATATTGGTTTCGAAAGACATCCTTTGGCTTATTTGGTTGAAGCGGCAGATGATATTTGCTACACTATTATTGATTTTGAAGATGGAATAAATCTAGGTTTGGTTTCGGAGGATTTTGCTTTAGAATACTTGATTAAACTTGTAAAAGATAATATTGGAGTTTCTAAATATAAATTGTTAGAGACTAAAGAAGATAGAATTAGTTATTTGCGTGCTTTGGCAATTGGCGCTTTAATTAATGATGCCGTTGATGTTTTTGTCGAAAATGAAGAAGCGATCCTGGCTGGGAAATTTCCTTATGCCTTAACGGATAAAAGTAAATACAAAGCGCAAATGGATGATATTATCAAATTAAGCGTTGATAAAATCTACCAAAGCCGCGAAGTTGTCGAGAAAGAAATTGTAGGTTATCAAATCATTCAGACTTTGCTGGATAAATTTATAACTGCTTTTAATAATAAATATGAAGGAACAGCATCAAATTATGATAAATTGATTTTGAAAATGTTACCTGAAAAGCATCATTTAGACAAAACGAATTTGTATGAGAGATTACTTCACATTTGTCATTTTGTTTCGCTTTTAACAGATGGAAATGCTCTGGAATTATTCGAAACTATAAACGGAAGAAAAAGCAATTAG
- a CDS encoding ankyrin repeat domain-containing protein, with protein sequence MKNIKIILLSFLFICCYDREAKINNKELTGHDFRLFQGTAVWILAKAVEDEDSVTMKKIILKEKPNLDFKESKFGNTLLMLAVVNNKYDSAKILLDAGASPNTSDTFRGTTAIIDAAGNDDPKYLKLLLSHGGNPNALENVQVKENDSARTTALSKAISNLDPASLEKVKLLVEAGADMNYSNEGNPAYTTLPLGAAFKQDKLDVALYLLQKGADYKKIMYVMVDNHKVYILEALRKCTIDLESKQYKSKLEVIQFLKEKGLDYSKEPIPEYILKDIKKKYPKDWEDYIKKY encoded by the coding sequence ATGAAAAATATAAAAATTATTTTACTATCTTTTTTGTTTATATGCTGCTATGATAGAGAAGCGAAAATTAATAATAAGGAACTTACAGGTCACGACTTTAGACTTTTTCAAGGCACAGCTGTTTGGATTTTAGCCAAAGCAGTTGAAGATGAGGATTCTGTAACTATGAAAAAAATAATTTTAAAGGAAAAGCCAAACCTCGACTTTAAAGAGTCAAAATTTGGAAATACTTTACTAATGTTGGCTGTAGTAAATAATAAATATGACAGTGCGAAGATATTATTGGATGCAGGAGCAAGTCCTAATACATCTGATACTTTTCGTGGAACAACAGCTATCATAGACGCTGCAGGCAATGATGACCCTAAATATTTAAAACTTTTATTAAGTCATGGAGGAAATCCTAATGCTTTAGAAAACGTACAAGTAAAAGAAAATGATTCAGCTCGGACTACTGCATTAAGCAAAGCAATTTCTAATTTAGATCCTGCTAGTCTTGAAAAAGTTAAGCTTTTAGTTGAGGCTGGAGCAGATATGAATTACTCTAATGAAGGTAATCCAGCATATACAACTTTACCCCTTGGAGCAGCGTTTAAACAAGACAAGTTAGATGTTGCATTATATCTTTTACAGAAAGGTGCCGATTATAAAAAGATCATGTACGTAATGGTTGACAATCACAAAGTATACATTTTAGAAGCATTACGAAAATGTACAATTGATTTAGAATCGAAACAGTATAAAAGCAAACTCGAAGTAATTCAATTCTTAAAAGAAAAAGGTTTAGACTACAGTAAAGAACCTATTCCTGAATATATTTTAAAGGATATTAAAAAGAAGTATCCGAAAGATTGGGAAGATTATATTAAAAAATATTAG